In the Elizabethkingia bruuniana genome, CAAGTCTGGCCTTGGTTATCTTCTGTTCCGAATAGAAATAAAGCACATCACTCACCATTACAGTTTTGAAACCATCCCTGTATGACAATAGAAAGCGTGTCCGGAAATTTTTAGGACGAAACTCATCCAGCAATTTTTCAATAGAAGGATTAGTTGCTTTATTCACCATGATATCAAGCTGGTCATACTTTTCGAAAGCCATAGCCAGTTCGTCTTTATCAACAGGTTTTAGTAAATAATCTATACTATATTGCTTGAAGGCCTTTATAGCATATTCATCATAAGCTGTTGTGAAGATAATAGGAATATCTACCAGCTGGGTTTTATCAAAAATTTCGAAGCTTAGTCCATCTGAAAGCTTAATATCCATCATAATAAGATCTGGCCTTTCATGGGTTTCCAGCCATTCAACACTTTCGCTAACGCTTTCCAGCACACTCAGTATATTAGCCTGTGGTTTTATCCCCTGGATTAATCTTCTCAGCCTTTCAGCATTAGGTCTTTCGTCTTCTATAATTAAAATATTCATATACTTATTATTTTAATTCGATTAAAGGAACAGTTACTTTAAATATTTTATCATCCTGAAAAATTTCAGGCTTTACAGCACCCAGCAAACGGTATCTTCGGGCTATATTTTCCAATCCGATTCCAGAGGAAGGAGTATTGGTTTCCAGCGGGTTGAAATTGTTTTCAATAACAATGCTATGTTCGCTGTTACTATAAATTCTTAAATGCAAAGGATTAATTTTGGAAGTTTTATTATGCTTCATAGCATTTTCTACCAGTAATTGCAGCGTTAGTGGCGGAAGGCTGTTTAAATACTGCTTGCGGTCTATATCAATTTCGAATATCAGGCCCTCACCTACCCGTTGCTTTAACAGAAAAATATAGGCATTCAGAAATTTTATTTCTTCCTCCAGATGTATAACATTTTTCTTTGAATTTACGAGCATGTACCGGTAGATCTTCGTGAAATTTTCAGCATATTCATAGCCCAATTGTTGATCTCTCAGAATCAGTTCGGACAGAACGCTTAAATTGTTGAATACGAAATGAGGATCCAGCTGTAATTTTAAAGATTGCAGTTCCGCTTCCATTGCTATTCTGTCAGATTCTGCTGCTCTTACAGCGGTATTTTTCCATTTCAATAAAATACTGTTTCCGGTATTGATCACCATTACTAAGAATGTCACCATTAGTGTAATGAGAAATTGCTGCATAATTTCTCTGGTCTCCTGTATGTATTTGGAATCAGTAAGAACTGAATGCATGCCAGCTTCCAGTACATAGTAAGAATAAATTGAGAAAATTATAAATAATATACCAAGTACAGCGACAAAGTTCAGCAGGGTTTCTATTACAAATCTTTTTCTCGAATGCTCTATCCATGGTAATTTGTGATCCAGCCAGTTGCTAATCAGGATACTGATTTCACAGACAATCGTACAGAAGATTAATGTAATACCAAAGTCTGTTAATATCTCTGATATATCCCTGTGAAAAAATGTTCTGGCATATTCCGAAAAGGGATCCATAATGTAACCAATCAGGTACAATATTACAAATGCCGGCAGGATAATTAATACCCGTTTCCAGTGGTTTTTAAAAAAGACTTCGTTTGTTCTTTTCATACTTCAGATGCCTCAACTCTTCAGAGACTTTTAAACATAATTTTCAGCAACAAATTTCGTGATTTTTGGATAGTTTTTGAACGATTGATAACCCAATCGTCATTATGAGCTCCCGAATCTTATAAATTGGCTTATGAAACGAAAATAAGAAGAAAAAGTGGTTAATCTTCTATTATTGACAACCGAAATTTTAGGATACGGCTTCTGATAAGCCGATTGCCGAATTCCTGGGTTTAAGAGTGAAAAGTAAAACCTCCTGATTCCAGAAGGTTTTATTTTATTAATGAATGAATATGAGTTGCTTAGATCTAAGACTTAACTATTTCCTTCAGCCAGTCAGGTGTTAATTCTTCCTGTCTTGGAAATACATTTAGATCATCTAAAAATTTGTCTTTACTCGGTTCATATTTGAATTCAGGTTTATTGTCATAATCGAAAGAAGAATCAAAATGACCATCATTCATAACTGTAAACATAGCCATATACCAAGCTCCCTTATTAGGTGATGTTTTATACATTTCTTCTCTCAAAGTCTTAATTTTCATCGTAATATCATTTCCATTTTCCTCCGGGTCAAAAGATATAAACTTTCCTTCTGCCTCATAAAATGCTTTTATAGCAATCATTTTATTTAATGCGCAAATATTAAGAGAAAAGTTATCCCATTGGTCTGTTGGTATATTATCTATTGTGGAGGATAATATTTGGTTTAGATTATTTTCGATTGTAATAAATGTTTGTTATTCTTTAGAAAGTCGATCAATTTCATTTTGTAATTCCTGATCCCAAATAAACTCCATATCAAAATCTCCGTCTGATGTTAATGTGAAAATAGCTTTATCCCATTTGTTATTACCTCCTTCTGTAGTGATCTCATGGAGTTCCATTATTGCAAAATCAACATCTGCATCGAAATTATGTACATCCAATGATTGGGCAGTATTATTGGAATCTAAATACTCACCTGTTGTGTCAACATAGGTGTCATCTCCCTGAATATTTAGAGTAACTTTGCTCCAGTCCTCACTTTGGATACTGTTTGCAATATTTTGAGCTATTAATAAATAAATCTCGTCAACTGTCATATTTTTAGTTTTTAAAAACTGGACAACAAGATGCTTTTAATGGTTTGTAAGTTACAGATACTAACCTAAGTCAATAATCTTACCTACAGACTGACCAATCACCTCTATATACGATTTTACATCTACAATCTGTAAGTTATTATTTGAAGCTTTCCCACCTAAAGATAATGCTGGAACATAACCGTAACATTGACCATATTCTAATTTTGGCATTTTTCCTTTAATTTCTAAAAATGCTTTGGAATCAAAGTAGTCTTTATGGCCTATAAAATATTCATCAAAAAAGACATCTAAAGTTCCTTGCATTGAATTTAATGCACGGCTCTGGCACTTTCTAATATTTATTATTTTCACTCTATTCCCTTCATCTTCAGAGATAGTCCAGTTTTTATTTCCCTCCCATATTAATAAATCCCCAAGTGCAGTGTATCCAAAAACAATCGATGGCTCTAAAAGCTTATCAATATAATCGAATACAAACTCGAACTCATCAGGATTTATCAATTGAAGAAAACCATCTTCATAAATACCAAATCCCATAGTCTTCCAGATATTTATCAATTCATTTGGAAGGATATCCGTAAATTTATTTATGATACCAGAAGATACATCGCTTTGTTTTTTGTAATTATTTATGTTTTTTTCTTCAAATGTTAATCTTTCCATTTTATATTTTTTTATTTAAAGTTAAAATAAATCTACATTCATTATTTCATCATCGGGAATATCACTGATTTTTTTTGGTGGTATACCAAATTCTTTTTTTAATTGGTCTTCTATAGATTTTGCTCTGCCTTTATCCCATTGACTACCAATGGATGAATTTACTCGGCCATCTCCCATTCCGGTAATTTGATCTACCTTCCCTCCAGCTATTCCATCGGGATTATGTAGGGCGGCCTGTCCTTTCATTGATTCTTTTGCTGCCTCTTCAGCTGCTTGAGGAGACATTTTTTTGTTAACAATATTATCTTCTATTCTCTTTGCTATTTCTTGTTGTCTGTAATTATCCCGCGCTTCTTTTGCCCTTTTTGCATAATCCTTTTTATCTCTTTTGACAAAATCTTCTCGATTCTGCAACCAATCTCTAGTTTTCATTTTATTGATTGCATCTTGCTGATCTTGTAGTTGTTTTTTAAACTCAGCTTCAAGTTTCACATCACCAGCGTGTTTATCACTAATTTTGAAAGGAGGGTTTGCTTTTTTCGGAGCAGGCTTCGTAACAACCTTAGCAATGTCTCCACCATCATGCTTTGCGAGTTGTTCCATAACTTCTGCTGTTGTTCTTTTGCTGGCAGCTTCAAGCCCCTCTTTAGCTGCTTTTTCTGTGCCTTCTTCTACAGCTTCTTTAGCTCCCTTTTTAGCGGCAGCTTCTACTCCCTCTTTCAGTGCTGTTTTGGTACCTACTTCTAAAGCTTCTTTCCCTGCTACTTTTGCAGCTGAAACTCCAAGAGAGGAGCCTCCTGAATAAACGGCTGCAGCAGCATCAGGAATAAACTGACCTACAGCATTTCCTAATTCTCTTGGATTCTTCTGAACCCATTGAGCTCCGTCGGATATAGCTTTTCCCCAATTATCACCATTGCTGGCCCAATTCCAGGAATCATTTGCCATATTGGTCCAGTTTTCACCTTTACTAGCCCAGTCTACGGCATCCGATCCCATTTTCCATAAGGCCTCGCCAGTTCCTATAGGATCCTGACCAACCTGATAAATAGTTTCTCCTAAACCAACAACGCCATTTACAGCTCCTTCAACTAAGCCTGATCCTAAATCATTAAACCAATCTACAGCACCGGTTACTGGCTTCATCCAGTCTGGTAAAAACTGATCTCTTGCTTTTCTATTTTGTTTTTCCTGCTCCGCAAGCCAGTCAAAACCTTCCTTTATATAATCGGTTGGCATTTTGCCCTCACCTACACCAAATTGTACGGCTGCAGATCGATCAAAAAATATATTAATCTTTCCTCCAAAAATACAATCACAAAAGGAATCTTCCAAGAGCATTCTGCTTCCATTTATTTTTACCCCGTCTTTTGGTTGCTGCCAGCCGGTAACAATTGTTGGAAGACATGAGACTCCTGTTGCCCATTTTAGAGGGTTGGTACAAAGTCCCATTGGCTTGATATTAAAGAAAGGAATGAAATCCAGTTCCGAAGCCATGGGTACTCCATATATTGTTGTGTTTTTATTGTTGCTTACCCTCAGAGTTGAAGGGCTGGTTCCTTTGTCGCATGCTAAAAAAGCACCTTCGGGTACATATTTTTTTGCCATAATGCGATTGTTTTAGGTGTTAATTTTGTCTGAGGTTATTTTCACACTTTTCATTTTTCTGAAACGGTTTTCCAGTTTGTTCAGATTTATTTTGGTTTCCAAAATAATTTTGCCCGGAATTTTTAAAGCTTCAGAAATATTGCACTCACTTATGTTACATAGGTATTCATCATCAGCAAAAACATACCACTCATTTGTATTTGTACTAATATCCAAAGCATTATTATCGTCAAAAAGTAGATAATAACGGTCATTTTGGAATACAATATCAATTAGCTGAATTGTCATGAGTAATTGCTTTTAAAATATTTTTTTCCTCTCTGTATAATGTACCGGGAATCTGAGCCAAAGACATACACATACTTTGTTCGGACCAGGGCCATTCTTCCAAAAGATAACGCTCTATATAATTTAGTTCTAAAAGAGTTGGTACGCGTGGTCTGTTTTTCAGAATACGTATCATCGCTGTTACTTTATCTTGCTCAAAATTTTTTTCATCAATGTTTCCTTTTACATCGATTTGATATTTCCCATTTTCTAGCTCTGAAATTTTCTCTTCCGTGATTATGGGTACATTTTTCGTTGCAATAAAATTGGGCAGCTCACGATAGCCATTTGTAATTTGATTTTTTTTAAATTCTTTAAAATGAATCCCAGGAAAAAGAAGTTGATAAGGCATAGTAAAGCGGAGTGCATGTGCAAGGCGCTCACCGTCTTGCAGAAGCTCTTCTACTCCTTTTATAAAAAAATCTCTGTATTTTTCGTCTCGGTGTTTTAGAACAACCTTAGGCTTTATTTCTTTCCATTTTTCCTGGATATCTTCCAGGTTCTGAATATTTCCTAATTGTCCATCCTCATTTAGAGTACATATTATATTTTCTCTCAGCTCATAAAGATCTCCTACCCATTTATACATTCCGTCTTTATTGGATTGCTTATAAAAGGGCATTTCAACTCTAAAAACTGGAATATTATT is a window encoding:
- a CDS encoding sensor histidine kinase yields the protein MKRTNEVFFKNHWKRVLIILPAFVILYLIGYIMDPFSEYARTFFHRDISEILTDFGITLIFCTIVCEISILISNWLDHKLPWIEHSRKRFVIETLLNFVAVLGILFIIFSIYSYYVLEAGMHSVLTDSKYIQETREIMQQFLITLMVTFLVMVINTGNSILLKWKNTAVRAAESDRIAMEAELQSLKLQLDPHFVFNNLSVLSELILRDQQLGYEYAENFTKIYRYMLVNSKKNVIHLEEEIKFLNAYIFLLKQRVGEGLIFEIDIDRKQYLNSLPPLTLQLLVENAMKHNKTSKINPLHLRIYSNSEHSIVIENNFNPLETNTPSSGIGLENIARRYRLLGAVKPEIFQDDKIFKVTVPLIELK
- a CDS encoding GAD-like domain-containing protein encodes the protein MERLTFEEKNINNYKKQSDVSSGIINKFTDILPNELINIWKTMGFGIYEDGFLQLINPDEFEFVFDYIDKLLEPSIVFGYTALGDLLIWEGNKNWTISEDEGNRVKIINIRKCQSRALNSMQGTLDVFFDEYFIGHKDYFDSKAFLEIKGKMPKLEYGQCYGYVPALSLGGKASNNNLQIVDVKSYIEVIGQSVGKIIDLG
- a CDS encoding polymorphic toxin type 15 domain-containing protein, translated to MAKKYVPEGAFLACDKGTSPSTLRVSNNKNTTIYGVPMASELDFIPFFNIKPMGLCTNPLKWATGVSCLPTIVTGWQQPKDGVKINGSRMLLEDSFCDCIFGGKINIFFDRSAAVQFGVGEGKMPTDYIKEGFDWLAEQEKQNRKARDQFLPDWMKPVTGAVDWFNDLGSGLVEGAVNGVVGLGETIYQVGQDPIGTGEALWKMGSDAVDWASKGENWTNMANDSWNWASNGDNWGKAISDGAQWVQKNPRELGNAVGQFIPDAAAAVYSGGSSLGVSAAKVAGKEALEVGTKTALKEGVEAAAKKGAKEAVEEGTEKAAKEGLEAASKRTTAEVMEQLAKHDGGDIAKVVTKPAPKKANPPFKISDKHAGDVKLEAEFKKQLQDQQDAINKMKTRDWLQNREDFVKRDKKDYAKRAKEARDNYRQQEIAKRIEDNIVNKKMSPQAAEEAAKESMKGQAALHNPDGIAGGKVDQITGMGDGRVNSSIGSQWDKGRAKSIEDQLKKEFGIPPKKISDIPDDEIMNVDLF
- a CDS encoding LytR/AlgR family response regulator transcription factor, with the protein product MNILIIEDERPNAERLRRLIQGIKPQANILSVLESVSESVEWLETHERPDLIMMDIKLSDGLSFEIFDKTQLVDIPIIFTTAYDEYAIKAFKQYSIDYLLKPVDKDELAMAFEKYDQLDIMVNKATNPSIEKLLDEFRPKNFRTRFLLSYRDGFKTVMVSDVLYFYSEQKITKARLADGTDEIIPHTMDELEQQLDPKLFFRANRQFIICINAVEHVYNYFNNKLKVAMRKNTDVEIIVSRDKAPLLKNWMGY
- a CDS encoding immunity protein YezG family protein, translating into MIAIKAFYEAEGKFISFDPEENGNDITMKIKTLREEMYKTSPNKGAWYMAMFTVMNDGHFDSSFDYDNKPEFKYEPSKDKFLDDLNVFPRQEELTPDWLKEIVKS